A region of Astyanax mexicanus isolate ESR-SI-001 chromosome 23, AstMex3_surface, whole genome shotgun sequence DNA encodes the following proteins:
- the LOC103044598 gene encoding NACHT, LRR and PYD domains-containing protein 12 isoform X6, with protein sequence MSFSDKQQTMEEESKSQIQAMRSDSPKPSCASMNAPLEDFREGDCSVDVSPFQAIRSDSPKPSCASMNAPLEDYREGDCTVEVSPIQAMRSDSPKPSCASMNAPLEHYREGDCSVELSGEQSKTQKIKPCAQKDTKWTDCDDVPQTEPLSVCHQKLRSTLMENCKRMNEGISQHGSSVLVKEIYTELYITEGGSGEVNDEHEVRQIETTSRRIASEDIPIQCNDLFKGKPTRTALTKGVAGIGKTVSVQKFILDWAEGKANQDILFIFPLPFRELNLMKDKHLSLMELLQHFLPETKYLQSIDSESSKVLFIYDGLDECRLPLDFQNNENVSNVTQLASVDVLVTNLIRRTLLPSALHWITSRPAAANQIPPECVDQVTEIRGFNDPQKEEYFRKKFSDESLANKIVAHIKSSRSLYIMCHIPVFCWLAATVLERVLKGAESGEVPKTLTQMFTHFLVVQTKRKHHKYPGKSGGDPQQTKRIILALGKLAFQQLEKGHLIFYEEDLRECGIDVAEVSVYSGVCTEIFREEFRLHQGKVFSFVHLSVQEFLAALYAFISFTNKNVTKPTTDLSDMFKMAHMSDFLKNAVDMALRSENGHLDLFLRFLLGLSLESNQTLLQDLLELKISSYHNKEEIIKYIKEMIRQNPSTEKSINLFHCLNELNDHSLVQEVQTYLKKEGYFRLSGARLSPAQWSALVFILLNSMSKDDDDYDDLEVFNLRKYDASDEGLLRLMPVLKASRSALLRVCNLTEKSCALLASILSSNSSNLRELNLSSNELLDPGMKLLSAGLENPHCKLETLRLCNCNIGEEGCAALASALKFNPSHMKMLNLNLNRPGESGVKLLSELLQDPRCKLEKLQLSNCNLTEQNCADLAPALIKSKSLKDLDLSYNDLPYSGMKLISCGLQDPQCKVELLGLCSCSVTEEGCAALAAALKSNPSHLKELNLNLNEPGDSGVMLLLSFLEDPQCKLEKLQLCNCNLSEKSCAVLSTALGLNLSRLKELDLSNNNLQDSGVKLLSAGLENPQCKLENVGLRDCNLTEQSCAVLASVLSSNTLSLKVLDIGNNDLQNSGVKLLSNGLKNPQCKLEELRLYNCSITEEGCAALTAALKSNPSHLKELHINSNKPGESGAKLLSNLLKDTQCRLEKLQI encoded by the exons ATGAGTTTTTCTGATAAACAACAAACCATGGAAGAAGAAAGCAAGAG TCAAATTCAGGCAATGAGATCAGACTCCCCTAAACCCAGCTGTGCATCAATGAATGCTCCACTAGAAGACTTCAGAGAGGGAGACTGTTCTGTGGACGTCAG tcCATTTCAGGCAATAAGATCAGACTCACCTAAACCCAGCTGTGCATCAATGAATGCTCCACTAGAAGACTACAGAGAGGGAGACTGTACTGTGGAGGTCAG TCCAATTCAGGCAATGAGATCAGACTCACCTAAACCCAGCTGTGCATCAATGAATGCTCCACTAGAACACTACAGAGAGGGAGACTGTTCTGTGGAGCTCAG tGGAGAGCAGAGCAAAACACAAAAGATCAAACCTTGTGCCCAGAAGGACACGAAGTGGACAGACTGTGACGATGTGCCACAGACCG AACCCCTATCTGTATGTCATCAAAAACTCAGATCGACTCTGATGGAGAATTGCAAAAGGATGAATGAAGGCATATCACAGCATGGCTCATCAGTCCTTGTGAAAGAGATTTATACCGAGCTCTACATCACCGAGGGAGGGAGTGGAGAAGTCAATGACGAACATGAAGTGAGACAGATTGAGACAACATCCAGGAGAATAGCATCAGAGGATATACCAATCCAGTGCAATGACCTCTTTAAAGGCAAACCTACACGAACTGCACTCACTAAAGGAGtggctggaattggaaaaactgtctctgtgcagaagttcattctagACTGGGCTGAAGGCAAAGCAAACCAAGATAtcctcttcatatttccacttccttttagggAGCTGAATTTGATGAAGGATAAACATCTGAGTTTAATGGAACTTCTTCAACACTTTCTCCCAGAAACAAAATATCTGCAATCAATTGACTCTGAATCTTCCAAAGTCCTGTTCATTtatgatggtctggatgagtgtcgtcTTCCTCTAGATTTTCAGAACAATGAGAATGTGTCGAATGTAACACAGTTGGCTTCAGTGGATGTGCTGGTGACAAACCTCATCAGGAGAACTCTACTTCCTTCTGCTCTTCACTGGAtaacctctcgaccagcagcagccaatcagatcccacCTGAGTGTGTTGATCAAGTAACAGAGATACGAGGGTTCAATGACCCTCAGAAAGAAGAGTACTTCAGGAAGAAGTTCAGTGATGAGAGCCTGGCCAATAAGATTGTAGCGCACATAAAGTCATcgagaagcctctacatcatgtgccacataccagtCTTTTGTTGGCTTGCAGCCACAGTTCTGGAAAGAGTGTTGAAAGGAGCAGAGAGTGGAGAGGTCCCTAAGACACTGACTCAAATGTTTACACACTTCTTGGTCGTTCAAACCAAACGCAAACACCACAAGTACCCTGGAAAATCTGGCGGTGATCCTCAGCAAACTAAAAGAATTATACTGGCCCTGGGAAAACTAGCATTTCAACAGCTGGAAAAAGGTCATCTGATTTTCTATGAAGAAGACCTGAGGGAATGTGGCATTGATGTCGCagaagtgtccgtgtactcaggagtgtgcactgAAATCTTCAGAGAGGAGTTTAGGCTACATCaggggaaggttttcagctttgttcaCCTCAGCGTTCAGGAGTTTTTGGCTGCCTTATATGCCTTCATCTCATTCACCAACAAAAATGTAACTAAACCAACTACTGATTTATCTGATATGTTCAAAATGGCACATATGTCAGACTTCCTCAAGAATGCAGTGGATATGGCCTTGCGGAGTGAGAATGGACATCTTGACCTTTTCCTCCGTTTCCTACTGGGCCtttcactggagtccaatcagactcttTTGCAGGACTTACTAGAACTGAAAATAAGCAGCTATCACAACAAAGAAGAAATAATCAAGTACATCAAGGAAATGATCAGACAGAATCCCTCAACAGAAAAATCCATTAATCTGTttcactgtctgaatgaactgaatgatcattcacTGGTGCAGGAAGTCCAAACGTATCTTAAAAAAGAAGGATACTTTCGTCTCAGTGGAGCCAGGCTCTCTCCTGCACAGTGGTCAGCTCTAGTGTTTATATTGCTGAACTCAATGAGtaaagatgatgatgattatgatgatttgGAAGTGTTCAACCTTCGGAAATATGATGCATCAGATGAAGGTCTTCTGAGGTTGATGCCTGTATTGAAGGCATCCAGAAGTGCTCT GCTACGTGTGTGTAATCtaacagagaaaagctgtgcactTTTGGCCTCAATTCTGAGCTCAAATTCCTCAAATCTGAGAGAGCTGAATCTCAGTAGTAATGAATTGCTGGATCCAGGAatgaagctgctttctgctggGCTtgagaatccacactgtaaactggagacattGAG GTTGTGTAACTGCAATATTGGAGAGGAGGGCTGTGCGGCTCTGGCCTCAGCGCTAAAATTTAATCCCTCTCATATGAAGATGTTAAATCTTAACCTCAACAgaccaggagagtcaggagttaAGCTGCTCTCTGAATTGCTGCAGGATCCACGGTGTAAACTAGAGAAACTTCA GCTGTCTAACTGTAATCTCACAGAACAAAACTGTGCAGATCTGGCTCCAGCTCTCATCAAATCCAAATCTCTGAAAGATTTGGACTTGAGTTACAATGATCTGCCATATTCAGGAATGAAGCTGATCTCTTGTGGACTTCAGGATCCACAGTGTAAAGTGGAATTGCTGGG GCTGTGCAGCTGCAGTGTTACAgaggaaggctgtgctgctctggcTGCAGCTCTGAAATCAAATCCCTCTCATTTGAAAGAGCTGAATCTGAACCTTAATGAACCAGGAGACTCTGGAGTGATGCTACTTCTTAGTTTCCTGGAGGACCCACagtgtaaactggagaaactaca ACTGTGCAACTGTAACCTCTCTgagaaaagctgtgcagttcTGTCCACAGCTCTTGGCTTAAACTTATCAAGACTGAAAGAACTAGACCTGAGTAACAATAATCTGCAGGACTCAGGAgtaaagctgctctctgctggactggagaATCCACAATGTAAACTGGAGAATGTGGG GTTGCGTGACTGTAATCTCACAGAGCAAAGCTGTGCAGTTCTGGCCTCTGTTCTCAGCTCAAACACCTTGAGTCTAAAAGTGCTGGACATTGGTAACAATGACTTGCAGAATTCAGGAGTTAAGCTGCTCTCTAACGGACTGAAGAACCCACAATGTAAACTAGAGGAGCTTAG GCTGTATAACTGCAGTATAACAgaggaaggctgtgctgctctgactgcagctctgaaatcaaacccttcTCACCTGAAAGAACTGCATATAAACTCTAATAAGCCAGGAGAGTCAGGAGCAAAGCTGCTCTCTAATTTACTAAAGGATACACAATGCagactggagaaactaca GATCTAA
- the LOC103044598 gene encoding NACHT, LRR and PYD domains-containing protein 12 isoform X9 has product MSGDVASLQLRLWEFLEPSPIQAMRSDSPKPSCASMNAPLEHYREGDCSVELSGEQSKTQKIKPCAQKDTKWTDCDDVPQTEPLSVCHQKLRSTLMENCKRMNEGISQHGSSVLVKEIYTELYITEGGSGEVNDEHEVRQIETTSRRIASEDIPIQCNDLFKGKPTRTALTKGVAGIGKTVSVQKFILDWAEGKANQDILFIFPLPFRELNLMKDKHLSLMELLQHFLPETKYLQSIDSESSKVLFIYDGLDECRLPLDFQNNENVSNVTQLASVDVLVTNLIRRTLLPSALHWITSRPAAANQIPPECVDQVTEIRGFNDPQKEEYFRKKFSDESLANKIVAHIKSSRSLYIMCHIPVFCWLAATVLERVLKGAESGEVPKTLTQMFTHFLVVQTKRKHHKYPGKSGGDPQQTKRIILALGKLAFQQLEKGHLIFYEEDLRECGIDVAEVSVYSGVCTEIFREEFRLHQGKVFSFVHLSVQEFLAALYAFISFTNKNVTKPTTDLSDMFKMAHMSDFLKNAVDMALRSENGHLDLFLRFLLGLSLESNQTLLQDLLELKISSYHNKEEIIKYIKEMIRQNPSTEKSINLFHCLNELNDHSLVQEVQTYLKKEGYFRLSGARLSPAQWSALVFILLNSMSKDDDDYDDLEVFNLRKYDASDEGLLRLMPVLKASRSALLRVCNLTEKSCALLASILSSNSSNLRELNLSSNELLDPGMKLLSAGLENPHCKLETLRLCNCNIGEEGCAALASALKFNPSHMKMLNLNLNRPGESGVKLLSELLQDPRCKLEKLQLSNCNLTEQNCADLAPALIKSKSLKDLDLSYNDLPYSGMKLISCGLQDPQCKVELLGLCSCSVTEEGCAALAAALKSNPSHLKELNLNLNEPGDSGVMLLLSFLEDPQCKLEKLQLCNCNLSEKSCAVLSTALGLNLSRLKELDLSNNNLQDSGVKLLSAGLENPQCKLENVGLRDCNLTEQSCAVLASVLSSNTLSLKVLDIGNNDLQNSGVKLLSNGLKNPQCKLEELRLYNCSITEEGCAALTAALKSNPSHLKELHINSNKPGESGAKLLSNLLKDTQCRLEKLQI; this is encoded by the exons atgagcggtgatgttgcgtcgcttcagctccgcctctgggagtttctcgagccaag TCCAATTCAGGCAATGAGATCAGACTCACCTAAACCCAGCTGTGCATCAATGAATGCTCCACTAGAACACTACAGAGAGGGAGACTGTTCTGTGGAGCTCAG tGGAGAGCAGAGCAAAACACAAAAGATCAAACCTTGTGCCCAGAAGGACACGAAGTGGACAGACTGTGACGATGTGCCACAGACCG AACCCCTATCTGTATGTCATCAAAAACTCAGATCGACTCTGATGGAGAATTGCAAAAGGATGAATGAAGGCATATCACAGCATGGCTCATCAGTCCTTGTGAAAGAGATTTATACCGAGCTCTACATCACCGAGGGAGGGAGTGGAGAAGTCAATGACGAACATGAAGTGAGACAGATTGAGACAACATCCAGGAGAATAGCATCAGAGGATATACCAATCCAGTGCAATGACCTCTTTAAAGGCAAACCTACACGAACTGCACTCACTAAAGGAGtggctggaattggaaaaactgtctctgtgcagaagttcattctagACTGGGCTGAAGGCAAAGCAAACCAAGATAtcctcttcatatttccacttccttttagggAGCTGAATTTGATGAAGGATAAACATCTGAGTTTAATGGAACTTCTTCAACACTTTCTCCCAGAAACAAAATATCTGCAATCAATTGACTCTGAATCTTCCAAAGTCCTGTTCATTtatgatggtctggatgagtgtcgtcTTCCTCTAGATTTTCAGAACAATGAGAATGTGTCGAATGTAACACAGTTGGCTTCAGTGGATGTGCTGGTGACAAACCTCATCAGGAGAACTCTACTTCCTTCTGCTCTTCACTGGAtaacctctcgaccagcagcagccaatcagatcccacCTGAGTGTGTTGATCAAGTAACAGAGATACGAGGGTTCAATGACCCTCAGAAAGAAGAGTACTTCAGGAAGAAGTTCAGTGATGAGAGCCTGGCCAATAAGATTGTAGCGCACATAAAGTCATcgagaagcctctacatcatgtgccacataccagtCTTTTGTTGGCTTGCAGCCACAGTTCTGGAAAGAGTGTTGAAAGGAGCAGAGAGTGGAGAGGTCCCTAAGACACTGACTCAAATGTTTACACACTTCTTGGTCGTTCAAACCAAACGCAAACACCACAAGTACCCTGGAAAATCTGGCGGTGATCCTCAGCAAACTAAAAGAATTATACTGGCCCTGGGAAAACTAGCATTTCAACAGCTGGAAAAAGGTCATCTGATTTTCTATGAAGAAGACCTGAGGGAATGTGGCATTGATGTCGCagaagtgtccgtgtactcaggagtgtgcactgAAATCTTCAGAGAGGAGTTTAGGCTACATCaggggaaggttttcagctttgttcaCCTCAGCGTTCAGGAGTTTTTGGCTGCCTTATATGCCTTCATCTCATTCACCAACAAAAATGTAACTAAACCAACTACTGATTTATCTGATATGTTCAAAATGGCACATATGTCAGACTTCCTCAAGAATGCAGTGGATATGGCCTTGCGGAGTGAGAATGGACATCTTGACCTTTTCCTCCGTTTCCTACTGGGCCtttcactggagtccaatcagactcttTTGCAGGACTTACTAGAACTGAAAATAAGCAGCTATCACAACAAAGAAGAAATAATCAAGTACATCAAGGAAATGATCAGACAGAATCCCTCAACAGAAAAATCCATTAATCTGTttcactgtctgaatgaactgaatgatcattcacTGGTGCAGGAAGTCCAAACGTATCTTAAAAAAGAAGGATACTTTCGTCTCAGTGGAGCCAGGCTCTCTCCTGCACAGTGGTCAGCTCTAGTGTTTATATTGCTGAACTCAATGAGtaaagatgatgatgattatgatgatttgGAAGTGTTCAACCTTCGGAAATATGATGCATCAGATGAAGGTCTTCTGAGGTTGATGCCTGTATTGAAGGCATCCAGAAGTGCTCT GCTACGTGTGTGTAATCtaacagagaaaagctgtgcactTTTGGCCTCAATTCTGAGCTCAAATTCCTCAAATCTGAGAGAGCTGAATCTCAGTAGTAATGAATTGCTGGATCCAGGAatgaagctgctttctgctggGCTtgagaatccacactgtaaactggagacattGAG GTTGTGTAACTGCAATATTGGAGAGGAGGGCTGTGCGGCTCTGGCCTCAGCGCTAAAATTTAATCCCTCTCATATGAAGATGTTAAATCTTAACCTCAACAgaccaggagagtcaggagttaAGCTGCTCTCTGAATTGCTGCAGGATCCACGGTGTAAACTAGAGAAACTTCA GCTGTCTAACTGTAATCTCACAGAACAAAACTGTGCAGATCTGGCTCCAGCTCTCATCAAATCCAAATCTCTGAAAGATTTGGACTTGAGTTACAATGATCTGCCATATTCAGGAATGAAGCTGATCTCTTGTGGACTTCAGGATCCACAGTGTAAAGTGGAATTGCTGGG GCTGTGCAGCTGCAGTGTTACAgaggaaggctgtgctgctctggcTGCAGCTCTGAAATCAAATCCCTCTCATTTGAAAGAGCTGAATCTGAACCTTAATGAACCAGGAGACTCTGGAGTGATGCTACTTCTTAGTTTCCTGGAGGACCCACagtgtaaactggagaaactaca ACTGTGCAACTGTAACCTCTCTgagaaaagctgtgcagttcTGTCCACAGCTCTTGGCTTAAACTTATCAAGACTGAAAGAACTAGACCTGAGTAACAATAATCTGCAGGACTCAGGAgtaaagctgctctctgctggactggagaATCCACAATGTAAACTGGAGAATGTGGG GTTGCGTGACTGTAATCTCACAGAGCAAAGCTGTGCAGTTCTGGCCTCTGTTCTCAGCTCAAACACCTTGAGTCTAAAAGTGCTGGACATTGGTAACAATGACTTGCAGAATTCAGGAGTTAAGCTGCTCTCTAACGGACTGAAGAACCCACAATGTAAACTAGAGGAGCTTAG GCTGTATAACTGCAGTATAACAgaggaaggctgtgctgctctgactgcagctctgaaatcaaacccttcTCACCTGAAAGAACTGCATATAAACTCTAATAAGCCAGGAGAGTCAGGAGCAAAGCTGCTCTCTAATTTACTAAAGGATACACAATGCagactggagaaactaca GATCTAA
- the LOC103044598 gene encoding NACHT, LRR and PYD domains-containing protein 12 isoform X7 — protein sequence MSFSDKQQTMEEESKSQIQAMRSDSPKPSCASMNAPLEDFREGDCSVDVSPFQAIRSDSPKPSCASMNAPLEDYREGDCTVEVSPFQVMRSDSPKPSCASMNAPLEDYREGDCSVEVSGEQSKTQKIKPCAQKDTKWTDCDDVPQTEPLSVCHQKLRSTLMENCKRMNEGISQHGSSVLVKEIYTELYITEGGSGEVNDEHEVRQIETTSRRIASEDIPIQCNDLFKGKPTRTALTKGVAGIGKTVSVQKFILDWAEGKANQDILFIFPLPFRELNLMKDKHLSLMELLQHFLPETKYLQSIDSESSKVLFIYDGLDECRLPLDFQNNENVSNVTQLASVDVLVTNLIRRTLLPSALHWITSRPAAANQIPPECVDQVTEIRGFNDPQKEEYFRKKFSDESLANKIVAHIKSSRSLYIMCHIPVFCWLAATVLERVLKGAESGEVPKTLTQMFTHFLVVQTKRKHHKYPGKSGGDPQQTKRIILALGKLAFQQLEKGHLIFYEEDLRECGIDVAEVSVYSGVCTEIFREEFRLHQGKVFSFVHLSVQEFLAALYAFISFTNKNVTKPTTDLSDMFKMAHMSDFLKNAVDMALRSENGHLDLFLRFLLGLSLESNQTLLQDLLELKISSYHNKEEIIKYIKEMIRQNPSTEKSINLFHCLNELNDHSLVQEVQTYLKKEGYFRLSGARLSPAQWSALVFILLNSMSKDDDDYDDLEVFNLRKYDASDEGLLRLMPVLKASRSALLRVCNLTEKSCALLASILSSNSSNLRELNLSSNELLDPGMKLLSAGLENPHCKLETLRLCNCNIGEEGCAALASALKFNPSHMKMLNLNLNRPGESGVKLLSELLQDPRCKLEKLQLSNCNLTEQNCADLAPALIKSKSLKDLDLSYNDLPYSGMKLISCGLQDPQCKVELLGLCSCSVTEEGCAALAAALKSNPSHLKELNLNLNEPGDSGVMLLLSFLEDPQCKLEKLQLCNCNLSEKSCAVLSTALGLNLSRLKELDLSNNNLQDSGVKLLSAGLENPQCKLENVGLRDCNLTEQSCAVLASVLSSNTLSLKVLDIGNNDLQNSGVKLLSNGLKNPQCKLEELRLYNCSITEEGCAALTAALKSNPSHLKELHINSNKPGESGAKLLSNLLKDTQCRLEKLQI from the exons ATGAGTTTTTCTGATAAACAACAAACCATGGAAGAAGAAAGCAAGAG TCAAATTCAGGCAATGAGATCAGACTCCCCTAAACCCAGCTGTGCATCAATGAATGCTCCACTAGAAGACTTCAGAGAGGGAGACTGTTCTGTGGACGTCAG tcCATTTCAGGCAATAAGATCAGACTCACCTAAACCCAGCTGTGCATCAATGAATGCTCCACTAGAAGACTACAGAGAGGGAGACTGTACTGTGGAGGTCAG tcCATTTCAGGTAATGAGATCAGACTCACCTAAACCCAGCTGTGCATCAATGAATGCTCCACTAGAAGACTACAGAGAGGGAGACTGTTCTGTGGAGGTCAG tGGAGAGCAGAGCAAAACACAAAAGATCAAACCTTGTGCCCAGAAGGACACGAAGTGGACAGACTGTGACGATGTGCCACAGACCG AACCCCTATCTGTATGTCATCAAAAACTCAGATCGACTCTGATGGAGAATTGCAAAAGGATGAATGAAGGCATATCACAGCATGGCTCATCAGTCCTTGTGAAAGAGATTTATACCGAGCTCTACATCACCGAGGGAGGGAGTGGAGAAGTCAATGACGAACATGAAGTGAGACAGATTGAGACAACATCCAGGAGAATAGCATCAGAGGATATACCAATCCAGTGCAATGACCTCTTTAAAGGCAAACCTACACGAACTGCACTCACTAAAGGAGtggctggaattggaaaaactgtctctgtgcagaagttcattctagACTGGGCTGAAGGCAAAGCAAACCAAGATAtcctcttcatatttccacttccttttagggAGCTGAATTTGATGAAGGATAAACATCTGAGTTTAATGGAACTTCTTCAACACTTTCTCCCAGAAACAAAATATCTGCAATCAATTGACTCTGAATCTTCCAAAGTCCTGTTCATTtatgatggtctggatgagtgtcgtcTTCCTCTAGATTTTCAGAACAATGAGAATGTGTCGAATGTAACACAGTTGGCTTCAGTGGATGTGCTGGTGACAAACCTCATCAGGAGAACTCTACTTCCTTCTGCTCTTCACTGGAtaacctctcgaccagcagcagccaatcagatcccacCTGAGTGTGTTGATCAAGTAACAGAGATACGAGGGTTCAATGACCCTCAGAAAGAAGAGTACTTCAGGAAGAAGTTCAGTGATGAGAGCCTGGCCAATAAGATTGTAGCGCACATAAAGTCATcgagaagcctctacatcatgtgccacataccagtCTTTTGTTGGCTTGCAGCCACAGTTCTGGAAAGAGTGTTGAAAGGAGCAGAGAGTGGAGAGGTCCCTAAGACACTGACTCAAATGTTTACACACTTCTTGGTCGTTCAAACCAAACGCAAACACCACAAGTACCCTGGAAAATCTGGCGGTGATCCTCAGCAAACTAAAAGAATTATACTGGCCCTGGGAAAACTAGCATTTCAACAGCTGGAAAAAGGTCATCTGATTTTCTATGAAGAAGACCTGAGGGAATGTGGCATTGATGTCGCagaagtgtccgtgtactcaggagtgtgcactgAAATCTTCAGAGAGGAGTTTAGGCTACATCaggggaaggttttcagctttgttcaCCTCAGCGTTCAGGAGTTTTTGGCTGCCTTATATGCCTTCATCTCATTCACCAACAAAAATGTAACTAAACCAACTACTGATTTATCTGATATGTTCAAAATGGCACATATGTCAGACTTCCTCAAGAATGCAGTGGATATGGCCTTGCGGAGTGAGAATGGACATCTTGACCTTTTCCTCCGTTTCCTACTGGGCCtttcactggagtccaatcagactcttTTGCAGGACTTACTAGAACTGAAAATAAGCAGCTATCACAACAAAGAAGAAATAATCAAGTACATCAAGGAAATGATCAGACAGAATCCCTCAACAGAAAAATCCATTAATCTGTttcactgtctgaatgaactgaatgatcattcacTGGTGCAGGAAGTCCAAACGTATCTTAAAAAAGAAGGATACTTTCGTCTCAGTGGAGCCAGGCTCTCTCCTGCACAGTGGTCAGCTCTAGTGTTTATATTGCTGAACTCAATGAGtaaagatgatgatgattatgatgatttgGAAGTGTTCAACCTTCGGAAATATGATGCATCAGATGAAGGTCTTCTGAGGTTGATGCCTGTATTGAAGGCATCCAGAAGTGCTCT GCTACGTGTGTGTAATCtaacagagaaaagctgtgcactTTTGGCCTCAATTCTGAGCTCAAATTCCTCAAATCTGAGAGAGCTGAATCTCAGTAGTAATGAATTGCTGGATCCAGGAatgaagctgctttctgctggGCTtgagaatccacactgtaaactggagacattGAG GTTGTGTAACTGCAATATTGGAGAGGAGGGCTGTGCGGCTCTGGCCTCAGCGCTAAAATTTAATCCCTCTCATATGAAGATGTTAAATCTTAACCTCAACAgaccaggagagtcaggagttaAGCTGCTCTCTGAATTGCTGCAGGATCCACGGTGTAAACTAGAGAAACTTCA GCTGTCTAACTGTAATCTCACAGAACAAAACTGTGCAGATCTGGCTCCAGCTCTCATCAAATCCAAATCTCTGAAAGATTTGGACTTGAGTTACAATGATCTGCCATATTCAGGAATGAAGCTGATCTCTTGTGGACTTCAGGATCCACAGTGTAAAGTGGAATTGCTGGG GCTGTGCAGCTGCAGTGTTACAgaggaaggctgtgctgctctggcTGCAGCTCTGAAATCAAATCCCTCTCATTTGAAAGAGCTGAATCTGAACCTTAATGAACCAGGAGACTCTGGAGTGATGCTACTTCTTAGTTTCCTGGAGGACCCACagtgtaaactggagaaactaca ACTGTGCAACTGTAACCTCTCTgagaaaagctgtgcagttcTGTCCACAGCTCTTGGCTTAAACTTATCAAGACTGAAAGAACTAGACCTGAGTAACAATAATCTGCAGGACTCAGGAgtaaagctgctctctgctggactggagaATCCACAATGTAAACTGGAGAATGTGGG GTTGCGTGACTGTAATCTCACAGAGCAAAGCTGTGCAGTTCTGGCCTCTGTTCTCAGCTCAAACACCTTGAGTCTAAAAGTGCTGGACATTGGTAACAATGACTTGCAGAATTCAGGAGTTAAGCTGCTCTCTAACGGACTGAAGAACCCACAATGTAAACTAGAGGAGCTTAG GCTGTATAACTGCAGTATAACAgaggaaggctgtgctgctctgactgcagctctgaaatcaaacccttcTCACCTGAAAGAACTGCATATAAACTCTAATAAGCCAGGAGAGTCAGGAGCAAAGCTGCTCTCTAATTTACTAAAGGATACACAATGCagactggagaaactaca GATCTAA